From a single Coturnix japonica isolate 7356 chromosome 18, Coturnix japonica 2.1, whole genome shotgun sequence genomic region:
- the LOC107322290 gene encoding urotensin-2 receptor produces MSLTDELESYFSATPYMLTDTNESSLFRIRPNVSTNATGDGSPAAGSMEDMIAICTIGTILSLMCVIGVTGNVYTLLVMCHYLRSSASMYIYIINLALADLLYLLTIPFIVGTYFIQKWYFGDIGCRILFSLDFLTMHASIFTLTVMSTERYFAVLKPLDTVKRSKSYRKAIAVVIWLVSLLLTLPMLIMIQLVQRDNKSICLPTWSKLSYKVYLTILFGTSIVGPGVIIGYLYIRLAKIYWVSQTASFKQTKRLPNQKVLYLIFTIVLVFWACFLPFWIWQLLFQYYESFTLSPKVMKNINYLTTCLTYSNSCINPFLYTLLTKNYREYLKNRQRTLSSSSGYFQRRNRFQRISGRSMSTSSQHCTETYVLAHAPLGNSSA; encoded by the coding sequence ATGTCCCTGACTGACGAGCTGGAGAGCTATTTCTCTGCAACTCCCTACATGCTGACGGACACTAATGAGAGCAGCCTATTCCGAATCAGACCCAATGTCTCCACCAATGCCACTGGGGATGGTTCGCCAGCTGCTGGCTCCATGGAGGACATGATTGCCATCTGCACCATTGGGACAATCTTGTCCCTAATGTGTGTGATTGGTGTGACAGGCAATGTCTACACCTTGCTGGTGATGTGCCATTACTTGAGGTCATCTGCTTCCATGTACATTTACATCATTAACCTCGCTCTGGCAGACCTGCTCTACCTTCTCACCATCCCTTTCATCGTTGGGACTTACTTCATCCAGAAATGGTACTTTGGGGACATTGGCTGTCGCATCCTGTTCAGCCTGGACTTCCTCACTATGCACGCCAGCATCTTCACCCTCACAGTCATGAGCACGGAACGCtactttgctgtgctgaagcCCCTGGACACGGTGAAGAGGTCCAAGAGCTACCGAAAGGCCATTGCTGTTGTCATCTGGCTGGTGTCACTGCTGCTCACTCTCCCAATGCTCATCATGATCCAGCTGGTACAAAGGGACAACAAAAGCATCTGCCTGCCCACCTGGAGCAAGCTGTCCTACAAAGTCTATCTCACCATCCTTTTTGGTACCAGCATCGTGGGCCCAGGGGTGATCATTGGCTACCTCTACATCCGATTAGCAAAGATTTACTGGGTGTCACAAACAGCATCCTTCAAGCAGACCAAGCGGCTGCCAAATCAAAAGGTGCTCTATTTGATCTTCACGATAGTGCTGGTGTTCTGGGCTTGCTTCTTACCTTTCTGGATATGGCAGCTCCTCTTCCAGTATTATGAATCCTTCACATTATCCCCCAAGGTGATGAAGAACATTAATTATCTGACAACCTGCCTGACCTACAGTAATAGCTGTATCAACCCTTTCCTCTACACCCTGCTCACCAAAAACTACCGAGAGTACCTGAAGAACAGGCAGCGgaccctcagcagcagcagtgggtaTTTCCAAAGGAGGAATCGATTTCAGAGGATTTCAGGGAGATCCATGTCCACAagcagtcagcactgcacagagacGTACGTTCTTGCTCATGCTCCTTTGGGAAACAGCAGTGCCTGA